The following are encoded in a window of Gemmatimonadota bacterium genomic DNA:
- the proC gene encoding pyrroline-5-carboxylate reductase, translated as MKNKKIAVIGAGNMGGALMAGWIRSGEIAPEDITAVDLIAEVLDQRRRELGVQVAGDAREVVGHQDIVVLGVKPQFWKQTVVGFRDLLHGDQVIISFMAGVRIAALEAELGSLPVIRAMPNVLAQVGAAGSGICAGAHVGEDHLSLALSLFNAVGAAVVVSESQMDAVTGLAGSGPAYVYAVIDALADGGVRSGLSKDMALTLATQTVLGAARMVAESGDHPAILKDQVTSAGGTTIAGLHALEQGGLRAALMDAVLAATERSSVLGE; from the coding sequence ATGAAAAATAAAAAAATCGCTGTTATTGGTGCAGGCAATATGGGAGGCGCGCTGATGGCCGGTTGGATTCGGTCGGGAGAGATCGCGCCTGAAGATATCACGGCGGTGGATCTGATTGCTGAGGTGTTGGATCAGAGAAGGCGCGAGTTGGGTGTCCAGGTTGCAGGAGATGCGCGCGAAGTGGTGGGCCATCAGGATATTGTGGTGTTGGGTGTGAAGCCTCAGTTTTGGAAGCAAACCGTTGTGGGCTTTCGGGATTTGTTGCACGGTGATCAGGTGATTATTTCCTTCATGGCGGGTGTGCGTATTGCGGCATTGGAAGCGGAATTGGGTTCTCTGCCCGTTATTCGCGCGATGCCCAATGTGCTGGCGCAGGTCGGTGCGGCGGGTTCGGGAATATGTGCTGGCGCACATGTGGGTGAGGATCATCTGAGTCTGGCGCTGTCTCTGTTCAATGCGGTTGGTGCAGCGGTCGTTGTTTCAGAATCACAGATGGATGCGGTGACTGGACTCGCGGGCAGTGGACCTGCCTATGTGTACGCGGTAATTGACGCGCTGGCAGATGGCGGGGTGCGGTCTGGTTTGTCAAAAGATATGGCGTTGACACTGGCGACACAGACTGTGCTGGGAGCTGCGCGTATGGTTGCCGAGAGCGGCGATCATCCGGCAATTTTGAAAGATCAGGTGACGTCGGCGGGCGGAACGACGATTGCGGGTTTGCACGCGCTGGAACAGGGCGGTTTGCGCGCTGCTTTGATGGATGCTGTTTTGGCTGCGACAGAACGATCAAGTGTGTTGGGAGAATGA
- a CDS encoding branched-chain amino acid transaminase encodes MPIPKSDKIWFNGNFVGWDDAKIHVLSHVVHYGSSVFEGIRCYHTERGPACFRLRDHVKRLYDSAKIYRMEIPYTQDELEAAILETIRINNLQACYVRPVVFRGFGELAVNPMPCPVEVVIAVWEWGKYLGPEALEKGVSVRFASWNRLAPNTMPSLAKVAANYMNAQLIKMEAMADGYAEGIALDTQGYVSEGSGENIFMAKNGQIYTPSTGSSILPGITRHSVITLARDLGHTVTARPIPRESLYIADEVFFTGSAAEITPITAIDHINIGCGSRGEITKKLQDAFFAVVEGRAEDKRGWLTYV; translated from the coding sequence ATGCCCATTCCAAAGTCAGATAAGATCTGGTTTAATGGGAATTTTGTGGGTTGGGACGATGCCAAAATTCACGTGCTGTCCCATGTGGTGCATTACGGTTCGAGTGTTTTTGAGGGGATACGGTGTTATCATACCGAAAGAGGACCGGCCTGTTTCAGGCTTCGAGATCATGTGAAAAGGCTTTACGATTCTGCCAAAATTTATCGCATGGAAATTCCCTATACGCAAGATGAACTGGAAGCGGCCATTTTGGAGACGATTCGCATTAATAACTTGCAAGCGTGTTATGTCAGGCCCGTGGTTTTTCGGGGTTTTGGCGAATTGGCTGTCAATCCAATGCCCTGTCCGGTTGAGGTGGTGATCGCGGTGTGGGAATGGGGTAAGTACCTGGGTCCAGAAGCTCTGGAAAAAGGCGTGTCGGTTCGGTTTGCTTCGTGGAATCGCCTGGCACCCAATACCATGCCTTCGCTGGCCAAGGTGGCGGCAAATTATATGAACGCACAATTGATCAAGATGGAGGCGATGGCCGATGGATATGCCGAGGGCATTGCCCTGGATACACAGGGTTATGTGAGCGAAGGTAGCGGCGAGAATATTTTTATGGCGAAGAATGGGCAGATTTACACGCCCTCTACCGGGTCGTCTATTTTGCCCGGTATTACGCGACATTCGGTTATTACACTTGCCCGAGATTTGGGACATACGGTAACGGCGCGACCGATTCCAAGAGAGTCCCTGTATATTGCCGATGAGGTATTTTTTACGGGTAGCGCGGCAGAGATCACGCCGATTACGGCTATTGATCATATCAATATCGGCTGTGGTTCTCGAGGTGAGATCACAAAGAAGTTGCAGGACGCCTTTTTTGCTGTTGTGGAAGGTCGTGCGGAAGATAAGCGCGGCTGGTTGACGTATGTTTGA
- the rsmA gene encoding ribosomal RNA small subunit methyltransferase A produces the protein MSADDAKCSGFVWIGINVKTKTRLGQHFLTDGASIERIVEAAQVEKEDLVVEIGPGRGALTDLLVERAGQVVAIEIDGALCDLLSDRFGSRLKIVSDDVRQVNLPALVENEKREKAILVGNLPYHITGALIRQITDARRVWKRAVITVQREVGQRMIAPPGSKIYGVLSVVTQVRCVAKRLFDLPPAHFYPRPKVHSSVLMLDFEANSAYDIADERRLFGVVRAAFQQRRKMVRNALSGVVDDEILIEANIDGRARPETISIDGFERICRALAVRGRRD, from the coding sequence TTGTCGGCAGACGACGCAAAATGCTCAGGCTTTGTTTGGATTGGGATCAACGTGAAAACGAAGACGCGGCTGGGCCAACATTTTCTCACAGATGGCGCATCTATCGAGCGAATCGTAGAGGCCGCACAGGTTGAGAAAGAAGATCTGGTCGTAGAAATTGGTCCTGGACGAGGTGCGTTGACGGACCTTTTGGTTGAGCGGGCAGGTCAGGTGGTCGCTATTGAGATTGATGGGGCGTTGTGTGATCTGCTTTCGGATCGGTTTGGTTCGCGGTTAAAAATTGTATCAGACGATGTGCGGCAGGTCAATTTGCCCGCGCTTGTCGAAAATGAAAAACGAGAAAAAGCGATTCTGGTGGGCAATTTGCCCTATCATATTACGGGCGCGCTTATCAGGCAAATTACAGATGCTCGAAGGGTTTGGAAACGCGCTGTGATTACAGTGCAGCGCGAGGTGGGACAACGCATGATCGCGCCGCCGGGCAGCAAAATATATGGCGTGTTGTCGGTTGTTACACAGGTGCGGTGTGTCGCAAAACGGTTGTTTGATCTGCCTCCCGCGCATTTTTATCCGCGACCCAAAGTGCATTCTTCTGTGTTGATGCTGGATTTTGAAGCAAATTCTGCTTATGATATTGCAGATGAAAGGCGTTTGTTTGGCGTGGTGCGCGCCGCATTTCAGCAGCGGAGGAAAATGGTGCGCAACGCGCTATCTGGTGTGGTAGATGATGAGATTTTGATAGAGGCGAATATCGATGGTCGCGCGCGTCCCGAAACCATATCGATAGATGGATTTGAACGGATTTGCCGCGCATTGGCTGTGCGAGGTCGTCGTGACTAA
- a CDS encoding TatD family deoxyribonuclease — MLVDSHAHLMFPQFRKDLDDLLARARAAGVGQIVNVGTNLDTSRAAIALAEVRDDVFASAGFHPSDSAKADEAALKKLPALLKHPRIVAVGETGLDFYRDYAPREVQERAFRAHIRLAREMGLPLIIHSRGAETRVLDVLEDEGGSDVGGVMHCFGGDIEGAKRAVDLNFYLGFGGIVTFKNSGALKVALDVPAERLLLETDCPFLAPAPKRGKRNEPAYVRYVAEYLADAGCGDTEDVCRQTTQNAQALFGLGST; from the coding sequence ATGCTTGTCGATTCACACGCGCATTTGATGTTTCCACAGTTTAGAAAGGATCTGGACGATTTGCTTGCCCGGGCGCGAGCCGCGGGGGTGGGGCAGATTGTGAATGTGGGTACAAATTTGGATACGAGTCGTGCGGCTATTGCGCTTGCTGAGGTACGGGACGATGTGTTTGCTTCGGCGGGGTTTCATCCGTCGGATTCTGCGAAGGCAGATGAGGCGGCTTTGAAAAAATTGCCCGCGCTTTTGAAGCATCCGAGAATTGTTGCGGTTGGCGAGACAGGGCTGGATTTTTATCGCGATTACGCGCCGCGCGAGGTTCAGGAACGGGCGTTTCGGGCACATATTCGTCTGGCGAGAGAGATGGGCCTGCCGCTGATTATTCACAGTCGGGGTGCTGAAACGCGGGTGTTAGATGTGTTGGAGGATGAGGGTGGATCCGATGTGGGCGGTGTGATGCATTGTTTTGGCGGGGATATCGAAGGAGCCAAGCGCGCGGTGGATCTCAATTTTTATCTGGGTTTTGGCGGTATTGTCACTTTTAAAAATTCGGGTGCGTTGAAGGTTGCATTGGATGTGCCCGCTGAGCGGTTGCTTTTGGAGACGGATTGTCCGTTTCTGGCACCGGCGCCAAAACGCGGCAAGCGCAATGAGCCAGCTTATGTGCGCTATGTCGCCGAGTATCTGGCCGATGCAGGATGCGGGGATACTGAAGATGTTTGTCGGCAGACGACGCAAAATGCTCAGGCTTTGTTTGGATTGGGATCAACGTGA
- a CDS encoding addiction module toxin, HicA family: MKRRELLRHLRRHGCNLIREGRKHSWWGNVVLNTRSAVPRHTEIDDRLAKKICKDLGIPNQGS, from the coding sequence ATGAAACGAAGAGAATTGCTCAGACATCTCAGAAGACACGGTTGTAATTTAATCCGTGAAGGTCGTAAACATTCTTGGTGGGGTAATGTTGTGCTAAATACCAGAAGTGCAGTGCCCAGGCATACAGAAATTGATGATCGGCTTGCCAAAAAAATCTGTAAGGATCTGGGAATACCAAACCAAGGATCCTAA
- a CDS encoding type II toxin-antitoxin system HicB family antitoxin, whose translation MNQTYTALIQQREDWWIGWIEEIPGVNCQERTREELLDSLRITLREALEFNRKESINIAESGYQEVAIQI comes from the coding sequence ATGAATCAAACCTATACTGCGCTTATCCAGCAACGAGAAGATTGGTGGATTGGGTGGATTGAAGAAATTCCCGGTGTAAACTGTCAAGAGCGAACCAGAGAAGAATTGCTCGATTCTCTGAGAATTACACTTCGGGAAGCCCTGGAATTTAATCGCAAGGAATCAATAAATATAGCTGAAAGCGGATACCAAGAAGTTGCAATCCAAATATGA
- a CDS encoding GNAT family N-acetyltransferase has translation MVRLVMGQRLIEKQIEITIRPLRFSDAAAVQRYASDERVARTTTIPRPYPENGGETFVRTGIRAHENREAFFFAIVADGDMVGVVELGAFNYEKRSARCDYGIASSHWGRGITTRAVALALNYAFCELGMDIVHSACLKRNPASARVLEKNGFQETEGFIYNSSKFENEPARRFQLTRQAWMAAQAEESS, from the coding sequence ATGGTGAGATTAGTGATGGGGCAGAGGTTAATTGAAAAGCAAATAGAGATTACAATTCGCCCATTGCGGTTCAGCGATGCAGCAGCAGTACAGCGCTATGCCTCTGATGAGCGCGTTGCGCGTACTACTACCATACCCCGACCATATCCGGAGAATGGTGGAGAAACTTTCGTCAGGACAGGTATTAGAGCACACGAAAATAGAGAGGCGTTCTTTTTTGCTATTGTTGCAGATGGCGATATGGTTGGAGTGGTAGAACTCGGGGCGTTTAATTACGAAAAACGCAGCGCCCGATGTGATTACGGAATCGCATCGTCGCACTGGGGCAGGGGAATCACGACCAGGGCTGTTGCTCTCGCGCTAAACTACGCGTTCTGTGAACTCGGCATGGATATCGTTCATTCGGCTTGCCTGAAGCGCAATCCGGCCTCCGCTCGTGTTCTGGAAAAGAATGGGTTTCAGGAGACGGAAGGGTTTATCTATAATAGTTCCAAGTTCGAGAATGAACCCGCACGGCGGTTTCAACTGACCCGGCAAGCGTGGATGGCGGCGCAGGCTGAAGAGTCCAGCTAA
- the metG gene encoding methionine--tRNA ligase — translation MGTFYITTPIYYVNDEPHIGHAYTTIMADVLSRFHRLAGDDVLFLTGTDEHGQKVDEAAKKRDLSPQAQADEMVVRFQALWEVLNISNDDFIRTTEARHKRVVSEILQRIYDAGEIYSDNYEGWYCIPDERFWTEKDLVDGNCPDCGRPTVKISEKNYFFRMSKYQDWLIEYIQTHPNFIRPEKRRNEILGFLRQPLGDLCISRPRSRLEWGIPLPFDDDYVCYVWFDALINYITAPGYIADDARFEHWWQASCHLIGKDILTTHCVYWPTMLKAIGVPLPKTIMGHGFWLVDETKMGKSLGNAIRPLDLADKYGVDAFRYFLVRDMTLGQDSDFSEEAFVQRYNTELANELGNLLNRSVVMATRYLDGVVPAVDGDHVALDALKALTEETLNAVGKAIDEMNPNAVLDAVWRLVREANRFVEVQAPWNLVKDVSKRAELEVTIYALLETMRQLSVLLFPVIPSKACEIWRQLGAKGSPEDVHLDDLKTWGGLDANLKVAPGDPVFPRIEEVNVAEERPEEELISFSDFQKLKLRVAKIDAAERVKGADRLLQLQISLGDEQRQIVAGIAEFYEPEALVGQQIVVVANLEPATIRGVESQGMLLAAADDHGLALITPDGEISDGAEVN, via the coding sequence ATGGGCACATTTTATATTACAACACCGATTTATTACGTCAACGATGAACCCCATATCGGGCATGCGTACACGACGATTATGGCTGATGTGCTGTCGCGTTTTCATCGTCTGGCTGGCGATGATGTGTTGTTTTTGACGGGTACGGATGAGCACGGGCAGAAAGTGGATGAGGCGGCGAAAAAACGCGATTTGTCGCCGCAGGCACAGGCAGATGAGATGGTGGTGCGATTTCAGGCGTTGTGGGAGGTCTTAAATATTTCTAACGATGATTTTATTCGCACAACCGAAGCGCGGCACAAGCGCGTTGTCTCCGAGATTTTGCAACGCATTTACGATGCGGGCGAGATTTATTCCGATAATTACGAGGGCTGGTATTGTATCCCGGACGAGCGGTTCTGGACGGAAAAGGATCTGGTTGATGGTAATTGTCCGGATTGCGGTCGGCCTACGGTGAAAATTTCGGAGAAGAATTACTTTTTTAGAATGAGTAAATATCAGGACTGGCTCATTGAGTATATTCAAACACATCCCAATTTTATTCGGCCGGAAAAACGGCGCAACGAGATCCTCGGATTTTTGCGCCAACCGTTGGGCGATCTGTGTATTTCTCGTCCCAGGTCGCGTTTGGAATGGGGGATTCCGCTTCCTTTTGATGACGATTATGTTTGTTATGTTTGGTTCGATGCGCTGATCAATTATATCACGGCACCGGGTTATATCGCCGATGATGCGCGTTTTGAGCACTGGTGGCAGGCGTCTTGTCATTTGATTGGCAAGGATATTTTGACCACGCATTGCGTGTATTGGCCCACGATGCTCAAGGCGATAGGTGTGCCATTGCCCAAAACGATTATGGGGCATGGTTTTTGGCTCGTGGATGAGACAAAGATGGGGAAGTCGCTGGGCAATGCGATTCGGCCTCTGGATCTGGCGGATAAATACGGGGTGGATGCGTTTCGGTATTTTCTGGTGCGCGATATGACGCTGGGGCAAGATAGCGATTTTAGCGAAGAGGCTTTTGTTCAGCGTTATAATACCGAGTTGGCCAATGAGTTGGGCAATTTGCTGAATCGCTCGGTGGTGATGGCTACGCGATATTTGGATGGGGTTGTGCCCGCTGTGGATGGCGACCACGTGGCGCTCGACGCTTTGAAAGCGCTGACGGAGGAGACGCTCAATGCGGTGGGCAAAGCTATTGATGAGATGAATCCCAATGCGGTGCTGGATGCGGTTTGGCGATTGGTGCGGGAGGCCAATCGGTTTGTCGAGGTGCAGGCACCCTGGAATTTGGTGAAGGATGTGAGCAAGAGGGCCGAGCTTGAGGTGACGATTTACGCGTTGCTGGAGACTATGCGGCAACTATCTGTATTGCTGTTTCCAGTGATTCCCTCAAAGGCCTGTGAGATTTGGCGACAACTCGGTGCAAAGGGTTCGCCAGAGGATGTTCATTTGGATGATTTAAAAACATGGGGAGGTCTGGACGCCAATTTGAAGGTTGCACCTGGCGATCCAGTGTTCCCGCGTATTGAGGAGGTCAATGTGGCAGAGGAAAGACCAGAAGAAGAGTTGATTTCTTTTTCAGATTTTCAGAAGCTCAAATTGCGCGTGGCAAAAATTGACGCGGCCGAGCGCGTGAAGGGGGCGGATCGCCTGTTGCAGTTGCAGATCAGTTTGGGCGATGAGCAGCGCCAGATCGTCGCCGGGATTGCCGAGTTTTACGAGCCGGAGGCACTCGTTGGGCAGCAGATTGTGGTGGTTGCCAATCTGGAGCCAGCGACTATTCGCGGTGTCGAATCCCAGGGTATGCTGCTGGCTGCTGCCGATGATCACGGCCTTGCGCTTATAACGCCAGATGGTGAGATTAGTGATGGGGCAGAGGTTAATTGA